Proteins found in one Chloroflexota bacterium genomic segment:
- a CDS encoding DegV family protein — protein MTTALVTASTSSLPMELIQRYGIELIPFTIQFVDGNLRESEDVSLDEFYRRLVHEDVIPTTAPSSAGQFINYFRQHPADDIIVIHVGAMLSQSYANAMQAASRVQGRMIYNIDSRQFALGTGLLVLEAAEALARGASAASIVSQIEHQIPNILTVASLETVRYLRLSGRLGRIGAMAASLLGIYPILGLDRKGQAEMVGRARSREDSLTMMIQQALAFVGKGKVRRMGILHTNALAEAQTFAQQVSAHFPGVPLLISDAGPVLAVHGGPGALGISVLREEA, from the coding sequence ATGACCACTGCATTGGTTACCGCCTCAACGTCGAGCTTGCCAATGGAGCTTATTCAGCGCTATGGCATTGAATTAATTCCATTTACCATTCAATTTGTCGATGGCAATCTGCGTGAAAGCGAAGATGTCTCGCTCGATGAGTTTTATCGCCGTTTAGTTCATGAAGATGTGATTCCTACGACTGCTCCCTCATCGGCAGGGCAGTTTATTAATTATTTTCGCCAACATCCCGCTGATGATATTATCGTGATTCATGTTGGGGCAATGCTCAGCCAAAGTTATGCCAATGCCATGCAAGCCGCATCACGGGTGCAAGGCCGCATGATCTACAACATCGACTCGCGCCAATTTGCCCTAGGCACAGGTTTGTTGGTGCTCGAAGCAGCCGAAGCTTTGGCTCGCGGGGCGAGTGCTGCTTCGATTGTTTCGCAAATTGAGCATCAAATTCCCAATATCCTGACCGTTGCCTCACTCGAAACGGTGCGCTATTTGCGGCTCAGTGGGCGCTTGGGGCGCATCGGGGCCATGGCCGCCTCACTTTTGGGCATCTACCCAATTTTGGGTCTGGATCGCAAAGGTCAAGCCGAAATGGTCGGTCGCGCACGCTCACGCGAAGATTCCTTGACCATGATGATTCAGCAAGCCCTAGCGTTTGTAGGCAAGGGCAAAGTTCGACGAATGGGCATTTTGCACACCAATGCTTTAGCTGAAGCTCAAACCTTTGCTCAGCAAGTTTCAGCTCATTTTCCAGGCGTGCCCTTGTTGATCTCCGATGCTGGCCCAGTCTTGGCAGTCCATGGCGGGCCAGGCGCGTTGGGTATTTCGGTCTTGCGAGAAGAAGCCTAA
- a CDS encoding glycosyltransferase family 39 protein gives MLRRFRRRRLALWAVIGAVCSLIIILRMPLHQLPLERDEAAYAVIARDWADGAIPYRDRFDHKPPFVYAAYAPPVLLGTEPIQTIRVWATLWLVATTLVMWRAGRRLWRSEAAGVLTAILVASWNSAVFLQGVTFNSEAIMLLPSGLALLFGLKALDSQQKAWWMLAGVAAALALLSKPVALLILPALIITTIAFKGDVNERLGRAILVIDGLALVLIPTLLYFALAGGWSQFVEALWTYNTAYLDQTDATISQLWPIWRTLLLLLAAGIVGATMAWRRRRYWPSLTLAGLWSIGLIASAFVSLRAYPHYYQALVPALAVFAGGLAKVRLGFLQQYKDFSIVVIAFLLAIQPLASLWPLYNKTPAAQIEQLYGVDGREFFALAPKVVEWIDSNVGQQASVWVWAAEPEIYLYGDYAVPSRFPYDYPLAILPNALDQTLQRLRSQPPKVIVTYGAVRPIGFDAMLQVAPYRLRVHLGGYDIWVR, from the coding sequence ATGTTGCGACGTTTTCGGCGGCGACGCTTAGCCTTGTGGGCAGTGATTGGGGCGGTTTGTAGCTTGATTATCATTCTGCGAATGCCGCTGCATCAACTGCCGCTGGAGCGCGACGAGGCTGCCTATGCCGTCATTGCCCGCGATTGGGCTGATGGGGCGATTCCCTACCGCGATCGATTTGATCATAAGCCGCCGTTTGTCTATGCGGCCTATGCTCCGCCAGTTTTGTTGGGCACAGAGCCAATTCAAACCATTCGGGTTTGGGCGACACTCTGGTTGGTAGCAACGACTTTGGTGATGTGGCGAGCAGGTCGGCGTTTGTGGCGCTCCGAAGCAGCGGGCGTGCTCACCGCAATTTTAGTAGCAAGCTGGAATAGCGCGGTTTTTTTGCAGGGCGTGACCTTCAACAGCGAAGCAATTATGCTCTTGCCTAGTGGCTTGGCGTTGCTTTTTGGCCTCAAAGCGCTCGATAGCCAACAAAAAGCTTGGTGGATGTTGGCAGGCGTGGCAGCAGCCTTAGCCCTATTATCCAAACCTGTGGCCTTGTTGATTTTGCCAGCGCTGATTATTACGACGATTGCCTTCAAAGGCGATGTCAACGAACGGCTTGGTCGCGCGATTTTAGTGATCGACGGCTTGGCGCTAGTGTTGATTCCAACCTTGCTCTATTTTGCTTTGGCTGGCGGTTGGAGCCAATTTGTTGAAGCACTTTGGACGTATAACACGGCCTACCTCGACCAGACCGATGCCACAATCAGCCAGCTTTGGCCGATTTGGCGCACACTCCTGTTGCTCCTAGCGGCAGGGATTGTGGGCGCAACCATGGCATGGCGACGGCGGCGCTACTGGCCGAGTTTAACTCTGGCTGGTTTATGGAGCATCGGCCTAATTGCCAGTGCCTTTGTAAGTTTACGGGCTTATCCGCATTATTATCAGGCGCTCGTGCCAGCTTTGGCCGTCTTTGCAGGGGGCTTGGCCAAGGTTCGGCTGGGATTTTTACAACAATACAAAGATTTTTCGATTGTTGTGATTGCGTTTTTGCTAGCGATTCAGCCATTAGCCAGCCTCTGGCCGTTGTATAATAAAACACCCGCAGCCCAAATTGAACAACTCTATGGCGTTGATGGCCGTGAATTCTTTGCGCTCGCGCCCAAAGTTGTCGAATGGATCGATAGCAATGTGGGTCAGCAGGCCAGCGTCTGGGTTTGGGCGGCTGAGCCAGAAATTTATCTATATGGCGATTACGCTGTGCCAAGCCGATTTCCCTACGATTACCCCTTAGCGATTTTGCCCAATGCCCTCGACCAGACCTTGCAACGGCTACGCAGCCAGCCGCCAAAGGTCATTGTGACCTATGGAGCCGTGCGGCCAATCGGCTTTGATGCTATGTTGCAAGTTGCGCCCTATCGGTTACGAGTGCATTTGGGTGGTTATGATATTTGGGTGCGTTAG
- a CDS encoding phosphoenolpyruvate carboxylase, translated as MANLPSYDFADLIKADHDAEFVLTCFAEVLQELGEAELAAYLGLPTTALSDATITPERAIQAASLSFQLLNMVEENAAAQQRRVREAAEGFNAEVGLWGNTLQSLSQAGFSAEQIGAALGQIYVEPVLTAHPTEAKRATMLEHYRRLYLLLVKRENPIWTPLEQQALRDEIKVELERLWRTGEIFLEKPSVADELRNILHYLRHVFPASLATLDLRLQQAWQLQGFDRHLLPATDQLPHVQFGTWVGGDRDGHPLVTAAVTRIALQELRHNALEVLHEQLVQLVIKLSLSDRLQPLPAALLEALDAGAAALGQRGQMALARNPEEPWRQWVNLIIARLPEANQPRQPWQYRSSSETVADLQFLAEQLHAVGAQRLVLNDLQPVIRSVQSLGFHSAVLDIRQNSKFYDLAVEQLLQAAGFSDYQFSSWSEEQRLELLNRELQSARPFAHPSLELGNEASAVRDCYRVLADEIAQHGTAGLGSLIISMTRSLSDLLVVYLLAREAGLLQVTEAGLACVLPVVPLFETIEDLEISPGILDAFLAHPVSQASKGLRQTSVQQVMVGYSDSNKDGGILASLWSLYRAQGTLAAVGAKHQVRVRFFHGRGGTISRGAGPTHRFLNALPAAALAGDLRMTEQGETIAQKYANHITAVYNLELMVAGVTEATLLGSQRDQTPHSLAPTMDALTAHSRQRYETLIQTPGFIQFFGQATPIDVIEQGKIGSRPARRTGQRTLGDLRAIPWVFSWSQSRFFLSGWYGVGSSLAWLAEQHPEQFAQLKQAAFEWYPLKYLLTNVSTSMLSADLATMQAYSQLVEEPNVRQPIMAAIEAEFKQTQQQLELIFGGSLAERRPRIYRMLQGRQSRLSQLHQQQINLLHTWRSLPNEQIPEREQLLTQLLLTVNAIASGLRTTG; from the coding sequence ATGGCCAATTTGCCAAGCTACGATTTTGCCGATTTAATCAAAGCTGACCATGATGCTGAATTTGTTTTGACATGTTTCGCTGAAGTGTTACAAGAATTAGGCGAGGCTGAACTCGCTGCCTATCTTGGGTTACCCACAACCGCCTTAAGCGATGCGACAATTACGCCTGAACGAGCGATTCAAGCGGCCTCGCTCAGCTTTCAATTGCTGAATATGGTCGAGGAAAATGCCGCCGCTCAACAACGCCGCGTGCGTGAAGCTGCCGAAGGCTTCAATGCCGAAGTTGGTTTGTGGGGCAATACCTTGCAAAGCCTGAGCCAAGCTGGCTTCAGCGCCGAGCAGATTGGCGCTGCCTTAGGCCAGATTTATGTTGAACCAGTGCTGACCGCCCACCCCACCGAGGCCAAACGGGCGACCATGCTTGAGCATTATCGACGTTTGTATTTGCTATTAGTCAAGCGCGAAAATCCGATTTGGACTCCGCTAGAGCAACAGGCGTTGCGCGATGAGATTAAAGTTGAGCTTGAGCGGCTTTGGCGCACTGGCGAGATTTTCCTTGAAAAGCCGAGCGTCGCCGATGAATTGCGCAATATTTTACATTATTTGCGCCATGTATTTCCCGCCAGTTTGGCAACGCTCGATTTGCGTTTGCAACAGGCTTGGCAATTGCAGGGCTTTGATCGGCACTTGTTGCCTGCAACCGATCAATTGCCGCATGTGCAGTTTGGTACATGGGTTGGCGGCGATCGCGATGGGCATCCCTTGGTTACGGCGGCGGTCACACGCATTGCTTTGCAGGAGTTGCGGCACAATGCGCTTGAGGTTTTGCATGAACAATTAGTTCAACTAGTGATCAAATTAAGCTTATCTGATCGTTTGCAGCCACTGCCCGCCGCCTTGCTTGAAGCCCTCGATGCTGGTGCGGCTGCGTTGGGCCAACGTGGGCAAATGGCCTTGGCACGTAATCCCGAGGAGCCATGGCGACAATGGGTCAACCTAATCATTGCGCGATTGCCCGAAGCAAACCAACCGCGTCAGCCTTGGCAGTATCGCAGTAGCAGCGAAACTGTGGCCGACCTGCAATTTTTGGCCGAGCAACTGCATGCTGTTGGCGCACAACGGCTGGTTTTGAATGATCTTCAGCCTGTGATTCGCAGTGTGCAAAGTTTGGGCTTTCATAGCGCTGTGCTCGATATTCGTCAAAACAGCAAATTCTACGATTTGGCGGTAGAACAATTGCTGCAAGCCGCTGGATTCAGCGATTATCAATTTAGCAGTTGGTCAGAGGAACAACGGCTTGAATTGCTCAACCGCGAGTTGCAAAGTGCCCGCCCATTTGCCCACCCCAGCCTTGAGTTGGGCAACGAAGCTAGCGCGGTGCGCGATTGCTATCGTGTGTTGGCCGATGAAATTGCTCAGCACGGCACGGCAGGCCTTGGCTCATTGATTATTAGCATGACCCGTAGCCTCTCGGATTTGCTGGTGGTTTATTTGTTGGCACGTGAAGCTGGCTTGTTACAAGTTACTGAGGCTGGCTTGGCCTGTGTGCTGCCAGTTGTGCCACTATTCGAAACGATCGAAGATTTGGAAATTAGCCCCGGCATTCTCGATGCGTTTTTGGCCCATCCGGTCAGCCAAGCGAGCAAAGGGTTGCGCCAAACCAGCGTGCAACAGGTGATGGTTGGCTATAGTGATAGCAACAAAGATGGCGGTATTTTGGCCAGTTTGTGGAGCTTGTATCGGGCGCAAGGCACACTAGCAGCGGTAGGGGCCAAACACCAAGTGCGAGTACGCTTCTTCCATGGCCGTGGCGGCACAATCAGCCGTGGCGCTGGGCCAACCCACCGTTTCTTGAACGCGCTACCAGCAGCGGCCTTGGCAGGTGATTTGCGTATGACCGAGCAAGGCGAAACCATCGCCCAAAAATATGCCAACCATATTACAGCGGTCTATAATTTAGAATTAATGGTGGCGGGCGTAACCGAAGCCACACTGCTTGGCTCGCAGCGCGATCAAACGCCCCACAGCCTTGCCCCAACCATGGATGCACTGACTGCCCACAGCCGCCAACGCTACGAAACCTTGATTCAAACACCTGGTTTTATTCAGTTTTTTGGTCAAGCCACGCCGATTGATGTGATTGAGCAAGGCAAAATTGGTTCACGCCCTGCCCGCCGCACAGGCCAACGCACCCTTGGCGATTTGAGGGCAATTCCATGGGTATTTAGTTGGAGCCAATCCCGCTTTTTCCTCTCTGGTTGGTATGGGGTTGGCAGCAGCTTGGCATGGCTCGCCGAGCAACATCCTGAGCAGTTTGCCCAACTCAAACAAGCAGCCTTTGAATGGTATCCGTTGAAATATTTATTGACCAACGTGAGCACCAGTATGCTCTCGGCTGATCTGGCAACCATGCAAGCCTATAGCCAGTTGGTCGAAGAACCAAACGTGCGCCAGCCGATTATGGCAGCAATTGAAGCTGAGTTTAAGCAAACCCAACAGCAACTAGAGCTGATTTTTGGTGGGAGTTTGGCCGAACGTCGCCCACGGATTTATCGTATGTTGCAAGGTCGTCAGTCACGATTAAGCCAATTGCATCAGCAACAAATCAATTTGCTGCACACATGGCGCAGCCTGCCCAATGAGCAAATTCCAGAGCGTGAGCAATTACTTACCCAATTGCTGCTCACGGTCAATGCGATTGCTAGCGGCCTGCGTACCACTGGCTAA
- a CDS encoding NFACT family protein produces MHIDALVVAAIVAELQILVGGKIQQVVLPNPDSVGFEVYADGQRHQLLLSAHAKFARMHTTPTKLTRDPNADSPLLLLLRKYVRGGRITKIESAPLERVISLSIAKMPIPRKELEPDDDDDDEVMLTPRYSELVLEIIGHSSNIILVDDNGLVLESIRHYNPQRSQRPIMPRSIYEGPPSQGKSDPRQATAAQIAALGGDLAKALVTEYSGISPQTGREIAWRAVGSTSVEITPELDFEQIAQLLRQLTSLTSSEPTLARNADGTPIGIAAFNLLHQAHTEPFPSMNEALATAFAELDQVTAHAQRREALLERVAEAQRRIKTKADQLRTQLARVEQLERLRWEGEMIFGYIYAIKPGQSELLLDQGIITLDPTLSAVENAQAKFREYDKAKGALEDVPQLLEQTEAQAEYLQQTNDLLSLAESFAEIEQFERELIAGGWLRQTIGKAKSKPNSSVGRGPLRVISPDGWTIFVGRTADQNDEVTFKLGQPEDYWLHARERTGGHVIIRMQAANVPPRTLEQAAQLAAYYSSARNDGAVEVDIALRKHVRKIKGGPPGLVRYTAEQTLRVEPKKEPKRT; encoded by the coding sequence ATGCACATTGATGCGCTAGTTGTTGCAGCGATTGTCGCTGAATTACAGATCTTGGTTGGCGGCAAAATTCAACAGGTGGTTTTGCCAAATCCTGATAGTGTGGGCTTTGAAGTTTATGCTGATGGTCAGCGCCATCAGTTGTTGCTTTCGGCGCATGCCAAATTCGCCCGCATGCATACCACCCCAACCAAGCTAACCCGTGATCCGAATGCCGATTCGCCTTTGTTGCTATTATTGCGTAAATATGTTCGTGGTGGACGGATTACCAAAATCGAATCTGCGCCATTGGAACGGGTTATTTCGCTCAGTATAGCCAAGATGCCGATTCCTCGCAAGGAACTTGAGCCTGACGATGATGACGACGATGAGGTGATGCTTACGCCGCGTTATAGTGAGTTGGTACTAGAAATTATCGGTCATTCATCAAATATTATTTTGGTCGATGATAATGGCTTGGTCTTGGAAAGTATTCGTCACTATAACCCGCAACGTTCGCAACGCCCAATTATGCCACGCAGCATCTACGAAGGCCCGCCCAGTCAAGGCAAATCTGACCCGCGCCAAGCAACCGCTGCGCAAATTGCCGCCTTAGGTGGCGATTTAGCTAAAGCCTTGGTGACCGAATATAGTGGCATCTCGCCGCAAACTGGCCGTGAAATTGCTTGGCGGGCAGTCGGTTCAACTAGCGTTGAAATTACGCCAGAGCTAGATTTTGAACAGATTGCCCAGCTTTTGCGCCAACTCACTAGCCTTACCAGCAGCGAGCCAACCCTTGCCCGCAATGCTGATGGCACGCCAATCGGGATTGCCGCCTTTAATTTGCTGCACCAAGCGCATACCGAACCGTTTCCCAGCATGAACGAAGCCTTGGCAACCGCCTTTGCCGAGCTTGATCAAGTGACGGCCCACGCTCAACGACGTGAGGCTTTGCTCGAACGGGTAGCCGAAGCTCAGCGCCGCATCAAAACCAAAGCTGATCAATTGCGCACTCAATTGGCGCGGGTTGAACAACTTGAGCGTTTGCGTTGGGAAGGCGAGATGATTTTTGGCTATATTTATGCGATCAAGCCTGGCCAAAGTGAATTGCTGCTTGACCAAGGCATAATTACACTTGACCCAACATTGTCTGCGGTCGAGAATGCTCAAGCAAAATTCCGCGAGTACGACAAAGCTAAAGGCGCATTAGAGGATGTGCCACAACTCTTGGAGCAAACCGAGGCTCAAGCCGAATATTTGCAACAAACCAACGATCTATTGAGTTTGGCCGAGAGTTTTGCCGAAATTGAGCAATTTGAGCGCGAGTTGATTGCTGGTGGTTGGTTGCGCCAAACGATTGGCAAAGCCAAAAGCAAGCCCAACTCCAGTGTTGGCCGTGGCCCGTTGCGGGTGATTTCGCCCGATGGCTGGACAATTTTCGTTGGGCGAACCGCTGACCAAAACGATGAAGTAACCTTCAAACTTGGACAGCCCGAAGATTATTGGTTGCATGCCCGTGAACGAACTGGTGGCCATGTGATTATTCGCATGCAAGCGGCGAATGTGCCGCCGCGTACCCTCGAACAAGCAGCGCAACTGGCGGCTTACTATTCATCAGCTCGCAACGATGGCGCAGTTGAAGTCGATATTGCCTTGCGCAAACATGTGCGCAAAATCAAAGGCGGCCCACCTGGTTTGGTACGCTATACTGCTGAGCAAACCCTACGCGTCGAGCCCAAAAAAGAGCCAAAAAGAACATAG
- a CDS encoding guanylate kinase: MSHPELNPILHNQAPVPLLVIISGPSGVGKDTVLMRMREFGMPFHFVVTTTSRGQRPGELEGFDYNFVSKAEFETMIANNDLLEHAVVYGEYKGIPKSQVRDALASGKDVILRIDVQGAATMRKLVPDAVLIFIVPPSSAELANRLRLRRTESAEGLERRMALAEEEMGRVDEFDYVVMNPESRPDEAASMIQAIIRAEKSRIRPRRIKL; encoded by the coding sequence GTGTCACACCCAGAACTCAACCCGATTTTGCACAACCAAGCTCCTGTGCCACTACTGGTCATTATTTCAGGCCCATCAGGGGTTGGCAAAGATACGGTGTTGATGCGTATGCGCGAATTTGGCATGCCCTTTCATTTTGTGGTCACTACTACCAGCCGTGGCCAACGCCCGGGCGAATTAGAGGGCTTTGATTATAATTTTGTTTCCAAAGCTGAATTTGAAACCATGATCGCCAACAACGACCTTTTAGAGCATGCGGTCGTTTATGGCGAATACAAGGGCATTCCCAAATCGCAGGTACGCGATGCCTTGGCGAGCGGCAAAGATGTGATTTTGCGGATCGACGTGCAGGGCGCGGCTACCATGCGCAAATTAGTGCCCGATGCAGTCTTGATTTTCATCGTGCCACCTTCAAGTGCCGAATTGGCCAACCGCTTACGTCTACGCCGCACTGAATCGGCAGAAGGCTTAGAACGGCGCATGGCCTTGGCCGAAGAAGAAATGGGTCGCGTCGATGAATTTGATTATGTGGTGATGAACCCCGAATCGCGGCCCGACGAAGCCGCCAGCATGATTCAAGCGATCATTCGCGCCGAAAAATCACGTATCCGCCCCCGCCGGATTAAACTCTAG
- a CDS encoding 4-hydroxybutyrate CoA-transferase, translating to MRYVSANEAVQAIKSHDRVFIHSVAAAPQQLIAALVARADELRDVELVHIHTEGPAPYTDPKYRESFHTRALFIGSNIRSAVVTGEADYVPVFLSEVPGLFRRGILPLDVALIQVSPPDQHGFCSLGVSVDVTRAAVEVAQCVIAQINPHMPRTHGDGHIHINRINFAVEVDEPIYEHAPAVLSDVERAIGRHIAGLVSDGATLQMGIGAIPDAVLAALTTHKNLGIHTEMFSDGIIDLVERGIINGRMKKTHPGKIVGGFMMGTRRLYDFVDDNPQIAMLDITYINDTSVIRRNPNVTAINSAIEVDLTGQVCADSIGTFQYSGVGGQMDFMRGAALSEGGKPIIALPSATRRGESRIVPVLHEGASVVTTRAHVQYIVTEYGVAYLYGKTLRERAKALIDIAHPDHREALERAAFDRFHGEASLKH from the coding sequence ATGCGTTACGTTTCAGCGAACGAAGCTGTTCAAGCGATTAAATCACACGATCGTGTGTTTATTCATAGTGTTGCCGCAGCACCTCAACAATTAATTGCGGCTTTAGTTGCCCGCGCCGATGAATTGCGTGATGTCGAATTGGTGCATATCCATACCGAAGGGCCAGCACCGTATACCGATCCCAAATATCGCGAAAGTTTTCATACCCGCGCTTTATTTATTGGCTCGAATATTCGTAGCGCCGTGGTAACTGGTGAAGCCGATTATGTTCCGGTCTTTTTGAGCGAAGTTCCAGGTTTGTTCCGACGGGGAATTTTGCCGCTCGATGTGGCATTAATTCAAGTTTCGCCACCTGATCAACATGGGTTTTGCTCGTTGGGCGTTTCGGTCGATGTCACCCGAGCAGCCGTCGAAGTTGCTCAATGCGTGATTGCCCAAATCAACCCACATATGCCCCGAACCCATGGCGATGGCCACATTCATATCAACCGAATTAACTTTGCGGTCGAGGTCGATGAACCAATTTATGAACATGCGCCAGCCGTTTTGAGTGATGTTGAACGGGCGATTGGCCGCCATATTGCGGGCTTGGTCAGCGATGGCGCAACCTTGCAAATGGGTATCGGAGCGATTCCCGACGCAGTGTTAGCAGCCTTAACCACCCACAAAAATTTGGGCATTCACACCGAAATGTTTTCCGATGGAATTATCGATTTGGTTGAACGCGGCATCATCAACGGACGCATGAAGAAAACCCACCCAGGCAAAATCGTTGGTGGTTTTATGATGGGCACACGGCGATTGTATGATTTTGTTGATGATAACCCACAGATCGCCATGCTCGACATCACCTACATCAACGATACCAGCGTGATTCGGCGCAACCCCAATGTTACGGCGATCAACAGCGCGATTGAAGTTGATTTGACGGGCCAAGTCTGTGCCGATTCGATTGGCACGTTCCAATATTCCGGGGTTGGCGGCCAAATGGACTTTATGCGCGGGGCGGCGCTCTCCGAGGGCGGCAAGCCAATTATTGCCCTGCCTTCAGCCACCCGCCGTGGCGAATCGCGGATTGTGCCAGTGCTGCATGAAGGCGCTAGCGTGGTGACCACTCGTGCCCACGTTCAATATATCGTGACTGAATATGGCGTGGCGTATTTGTATGGCAAAACCTTGCGCGAACGTGCTAAAGCCTTGATCGATATTGCTCACCCTGACCATCGCGAAGCGCTCGAACGGGCCGCTTTCGATCGTTTCCATGGCGAAGCCAGCCTGAAACATTAG
- a CDS encoding hemolysin III family protein: protein MAKAIEERNVHYSEYSAAEELANAITHGIGVALSVAGLVILLIMAINTGDPWRIASFTVYGVSLICMYLASTLYHSISNPRAKYLLKIFDHCAIYLLIAGTYTPILLVSMQSSLAWTLFGLIWGCAFAGICFKMFFIKRFELLSTLMYVGMGWLSVMAWDDLVASLPTGAFALLVAGGLTYTAGVVFYRWEKLPYNHAIWHGFVMGGSVCHFLVMALYLG, encoded by the coding sequence ATGGCAAAAGCAATTGAAGAACGCAACGTCCACTACTCCGAATATTCCGCCGCCGAAGAATTAGCCAATGCAATTACCCATGGAATTGGAGTTGCCTTGAGCGTGGCTGGCTTAGTGATTTTGCTGATTATGGCGATTAACACCGGCGACCCATGGCGAATTGCCAGCTTTACAGTCTATGGGGTCAGCCTGATTTGTATGTATTTGGCCTCGACGCTCTACCACAGCATCAGTAACCCTCGCGCCAAATATTTATTGAAAATTTTCGACCACTGCGCTATTTATTTATTGATTGCTGGCACCTACACCCCGATTTTGTTGGTGAGCATGCAAAGTAGCCTTGCTTGGACGCTTTTTGGCTTGATTTGGGGCTGTGCCTTCGCCGGCATCTGCTTTAAAATGTTTTTCATCAAGCGTTTTGAATTGCTTTCAACCTTGATGTACGTTGGCATGGGCTGGCTGTCGGTAATGGCCTGGGATGATTTGGTAGCAAGTTTGCCGACTGGGGCATTTGCCTTGTTGGTGGCTGGTGGCCTGACCTACACCGCAGGCGTGGTGTTTTATCGCTGGGAAAAATTGCCCTACAATCACGCCATTTGGCATGGCTTTGTGATGGGCGGCAGCGTTTGCCATTTCTTGGTGATGGCGCTCTATCTCGGCTAA
- a CDS encoding DUF1295 domain-containing protein: MSFWQIWGWGLAVVMIPLTLAWLWSVKITNASIVDICWGMCFVALTWWYFSQAQGDAQRRLIISSLVTIWGLRLSIYIGWRNWSKPEDYRYVEFRQRYGAERYWWFSFFQVFLLQGVLALLISLTLLGAQTGPKSWNWLDYLAIGVWLIGFGFEAIGDWQMARFKANPANKGQVMRSGLWRYTRHPNYFGDSAVWWGYALFSIAAGSYWQIIGAGLMTLLIIRVSGVMLLERTMVKTKPQYADYIAKTSAFLPWLPKS; the protein is encoded by the coding sequence ATGAGTTTTTGGCAAATCTGGGGTTGGGGTCTGGCGGTGGTAATGATTCCATTAACCTTGGCATGGCTGTGGAGTGTCAAAATTACCAATGCCAGCATTGTGGATATCTGTTGGGGTATGTGTTTTGTGGCCTTGACCTGGTGGTATTTTAGCCAAGCTCAGGGTGATGCTCAACGCCGTTTGATCATTAGCAGTCTGGTAACAATTTGGGGATTGCGCTTATCGATCTACATTGGTTGGCGTAATTGGAGCAAGCCCGAAGATTATCGTTATGTTGAGTTTCGCCAGCGCTATGGAGCTGAACGCTATTGGTGGTTTAGTTTTTTCCAAGTGTTTTTGCTGCAAGGCGTATTGGCGTTGCTGATCTCGTTAACCTTACTTGGTGCCCAAACTGGCCCAAAAAGCTGGAATTGGCTCGATTATCTAGCAATTGGGGTTTGGCTGATTGGCTTTGGTTTTGAGGCGATTGGCGATTGGCAGATGGCACGGTTCAAGGCCAATCCGGCCAACAAAGGCCAAGTTATGCGTTCTGGCTTATGGCGCTACACCCGCCATCCCAATTATTTTGGCGATTCGGCGGTGTGGTGGGGCTATGCGCTCTTTTCGATCGCCGCTGGTAGTTATTGGCAAATTATCGGCGCTGGCTTGATGACTTTGTTGATTATTCGGGTTTCAGGCGTAATGTTGCTAGAACGCACGATGGTCAAAACCAAGCCCCAATATGCCGATTACATCGCTAAAACCAGCGCCTTCTTGCCGTGGTTACCAAAAAGCTAA